A section of the Mycobacterium sp. 3519A genome encodes:
- a CDS encoding enoyl-CoA hydratase, producing MTNYETILVSRDDRVGTITLNRPKALNALNSQVMREVVAAAAEFDSDQGIGAIIVTGSGDRAFAAGADIKEMAGLTFADVFSSDFFAAWNKFAATRTPTIAAVAGYALGGGCELAMMCDLLIAADTAKFGQPEIKLGVLPGMGGSQRLTRAIGKAKAMDLILTGRNMDAEEAERAGLVSRVVPADKLLEEANAVAKTIAGMSLSASRMAKEAVNRAFETSLAEGLLFERRVFHSAFATDDQTEGMNAFTEKRPPNFTHR from the coding sequence ATGACGAACTACGAGACGATCTTGGTCAGCCGCGACGACCGCGTCGGCACCATCACGTTGAACCGGCCGAAGGCGCTCAACGCGCTGAACAGTCAGGTGATGCGCGAAGTCGTCGCCGCCGCAGCGGAATTCGACAGCGACCAAGGCATCGGCGCGATCATCGTCACCGGGTCCGGCGACAGGGCGTTCGCTGCCGGCGCGGACATCAAAGAGATGGCCGGGTTGACTTTCGCCGACGTGTTCTCGTCCGACTTCTTCGCGGCATGGAACAAATTCGCCGCGACCCGCACCCCGACCATCGCCGCGGTGGCGGGTTACGCGCTCGGCGGCGGTTGCGAACTGGCGATGATGTGCGACCTGTTGATCGCAGCGGACACCGCGAAATTCGGCCAGCCCGAGATCAAACTCGGCGTGCTGCCCGGCATGGGCGGTTCACAGCGGCTAACCCGCGCGATCGGCAAAGCCAAGGCGATGGACCTGATTCTGACCGGACGCAACATGGACGCCGAGGAGGCCGAACGCGCCGGCCTGGTGTCGCGCGTGGTGCCCGCCGACAAACTGCTCGAGGAAGCGAACGCGGTCGCGAAGACCATTGCGGGCATGTCACTCTCGGCGTCACGCATGGCCAAGGAGGCCGTCAACCGAGCCTTCGAGACCAGCCTCGCGGAGGGATTGCTCTTCGAGCGCAGGGTGTTCCACTCGGCGTTTGCCACCGACGACCAGACCGAAGGTATGAACGCGTTCACCGAGAAACGCCCCCCGAACTTCACGCACCGGTAA
- a CDS encoding acetyl-CoA C-acetyltransferase translates to MTEAVIVSTARSPIGRAGKGSLVEMRPDDLAAQMVRAALDKVPALDPRDIDDLMMGCGQPGGEAGFNIGRAVAVELGYDFLPGTTVNRYCSSSLQTTRMAFHAIKAGEGSAFVSAGVETVSRFPKGTSDGWPDSHNPLFADAEQRSAQASAGAEEWHDPRADGLLPDVYIAMGQTAENVALYTGISREEQDHWGVRSQNRAEEAIKSGFFEREIVPVTLPDGSTVSKDDGPRGGTTYEAVSQLKPVFRPNGTITAGNACPLNDGAAAVVVMSDTKARELGLTPLARIVSTGVSGLSPEIMGLGPIEATRKALANAGMTIDDLDLYEINEAFAVQVLGSARELGMDLDKLNVSGGAIALGHPFGMTGARITATLLNNLQTHDKQFGLETMCVGGGQGMAMIIERLS, encoded by the coding sequence ATGACTGAAGCCGTCATCGTTTCGACCGCGCGTTCGCCGATCGGCCGCGCCGGTAAAGGTTCACTGGTCGAGATGCGGCCCGACGATCTGGCTGCGCAGATGGTGCGCGCCGCGCTGGACAAGGTGCCTGCGCTCGATCCCCGGGACATCGACGACCTGATGATGGGCTGCGGCCAACCCGGCGGCGAGGCCGGCTTCAACATCGGTCGCGCGGTGGCCGTCGAACTGGGCTATGACTTCCTGCCGGGCACCACGGTGAACCGGTATTGCTCGTCGTCGCTGCAGACCACCCGGATGGCCTTCCACGCGATCAAGGCCGGCGAGGGCAGCGCGTTCGTTTCGGCTGGCGTCGAGACGGTTTCGCGTTTTCCGAAGGGCACCTCGGACGGCTGGCCGGATTCGCACAACCCGTTGTTCGCCGACGCCGAGCAGCGTTCGGCGCAGGCGTCGGCGGGCGCAGAGGAGTGGCATGATCCGCGTGCCGACGGTCTGCTACCCGACGTCTACATCGCGATGGGCCAGACCGCGGAGAACGTCGCGCTGTACACCGGCATCAGCCGCGAAGAGCAGGACCACTGGGGTGTGCGCAGTCAGAATCGCGCCGAGGAGGCCATCAAGAGCGGCTTCTTCGAGCGCGAGATCGTGCCGGTGACGCTGCCCGACGGGTCGACGGTGAGCAAGGACGACGGGCCGCGCGGGGGCACCACGTACGAGGCGGTGTCGCAATTGAAGCCGGTGTTCCGGCCGAACGGGACGATCACCGCGGGCAATGCGTGTCCGCTGAACGACGGCGCCGCCGCGGTGGTGGTGATGTCGGATACCAAGGCCCGCGAGTTGGGGTTGACGCCGTTGGCCCGCATCGTGTCGACCGGGGTGTCGGGGTTGTCGCCGGAGATCATGGGGCTCGGTCCGATCGAGGCGACGCGCAAGGCGTTGGCCAACGCTGGAATGACCATCGACGACCTCGACCTCTACGAAATCAATGAGGCGTTCGCCGTGCAGGTGCTCGGCTCGGCCCGCGAGTTGGGCATGGATCTCGACAAGCTGAACGTGTCGGGCGGCGCGATCGCGCTGGGTCACCCGTTCGGCATGACCGGTGCGCGGATCACCGCCACGCTGCTGAACAATCTGCAGACGCACGACAAGCAGTTCGGTCTGGAGACCATGTGCGTCGGCGGCGGCCAGGGCATGGCGATGATCATCGAGCGGCTCAGCTAG
- a CDS encoding SGNH/GDSL hydrolase family protein, with the protein MRIRVGRRSTIALAAAAGLASTGSAYIGARNLLTGQADQARRVIPKSWDIPPRADGVYERGGGEVERWHRGVPFDMHLMVFGDSTAAGYGCQHPDELPGVLLARGLAEQSGKRVRLSTKAIVGATSKGLQGQIDAMFVAGPPPDAAVIMIGANDITKPNGIGPSARRVGRAVRRLRASGAVVVVGTCPDFGVITAIPQPLRWVARSRGLRLARAQAAEVRSAGGVPVPFSDLLAPEFRKKPEVLFSHDMFHPSAAGYALAAKQLLPALGNALGHPVADDALPARSAGHGSLLARVGSIGRLWRRSTGVPAPIVVSAS; encoded by the coding sequence GTGCGCATTCGTGTGGGGCGTCGATCGACCATCGCCCTGGCGGCGGCGGCCGGACTCGCATCGACGGGCTCCGCTTACATCGGGGCCCGTAACCTGCTGACCGGGCAGGCCGACCAGGCGCGACGCGTCATACCCAAGTCGTGGGACATCCCGCCGCGCGCCGACGGCGTGTACGAACGCGGCGGCGGAGAAGTCGAGCGCTGGCACCGCGGCGTCCCGTTCGACATGCATCTGATGGTCTTCGGCGACTCCACCGCCGCCGGCTACGGTTGCCAGCACCCCGACGAGCTGCCTGGTGTGCTGCTTGCGCGCGGGCTGGCGGAGCAATCCGGCAAGCGTGTGAGGCTGAGCACAAAAGCGATCGTCGGCGCGACGTCGAAGGGTCTGCAGGGGCAGATCGACGCGATGTTCGTGGCGGGCCCGCCGCCGGATGCGGCCGTCATCATGATCGGAGCGAACGACATCACCAAGCCGAACGGCATCGGACCGTCCGCCCGGCGGGTGGGCCGGGCCGTGCGGCGACTGCGTGCCAGCGGCGCCGTCGTGGTGGTCGGCACCTGCCCGGACTTCGGCGTGATCACCGCGATTCCACAACCGCTGCGCTGGGTGGCTCGTAGTCGCGGATTGCGGCTGGCCCGTGCGCAGGCCGCGGAAGTCCGGTCGGCAGGCGGTGTGCCGGTTCCGTTCTCGGATCTGCTCGCGCCCGAATTCCGCAAGAAGCCCGAAGTTTTGTTCTCCCACGACATGTTTCACCCGTCGGCCGCGGGATACGCGTTGGCGGCCAAGCAGTTGCTGCCTGCGCTCGGAAACGCGTTGGGGCACCCGGTGGCCGACGACGCGCTGCCAGCGCGCTCCGCGGGGCACGGTTCGCTGCTGGCCAGGGTGGGCAGCATCGGCAGGCTGTGGCGTCGCTCGACCGGGGTCCCCGCACCCATCGTGGTCTCGGCCAGCTAG
- a CDS encoding cysteine dioxygenase family protein: MVSAQPAVLPTAVPAVSSPTRLRLPDLLQTTDRYADDVLSGRYDHLLPAGGPPVDDRWYTRLHGDDELDVWLISWVPDRSTELHDHGGSLGALTVLSGALRETRWDGDQLRRRRLRAGDQAAFPLGWVHDVVWVPERDLSVPVTPTLSVHAYSPPLTAMSYYEVSERNMLRRKRTELTDAPEG, from the coding sequence ATGGTTTCCGCACAGCCTGCTGTGTTGCCGACTGCCGTCCCCGCCGTCTCCTCGCCGACTCGCCTGCGGCTGCCCGATCTGCTGCAAACGACCGACCGATACGCCGACGATGTGCTCTCCGGCCGCTACGACCACCTGCTGCCTGCGGGTGGGCCGCCCGTCGACGACCGCTGGTACACGCGGTTGCACGGCGACGACGAACTCGACGTCTGGCTGATCAGCTGGGTGCCGGACCGCTCGACCGAACTGCACGACCATGGCGGCTCGCTCGGCGCGCTGACGGTCCTCTCGGGCGCGTTGCGGGAAACGCGGTGGGATGGCGACCAGTTGCGTCGCAGGCGGCTTCGGGCGGGTGACCAGGCCGCCTTCCCGCTGGGTTGGGTGCATGACGTGGTGTGGGTGCCGGAGCGGGATCTGTCGGTGCCGGTCACGCCGACACTCAGTGTGCACGCGTATTCACCGCCGCTGACGGCGATGTCCTACTACGAAGTGAGCGAGCGAAATATGCTGCGCCGCAAGCGAACTGAACTGACGGACGCGCCGGAGGGATGA
- a CDS encoding Bax inhibitor-1/YccA family protein, with product MRETSNPVFRSLPKTQGGYAQFGTGAAGYGAQAVHADPYAGAYPEQRQAGVARPLTIDDVVTKTGITLGVLAVAAVASYFLAAQNLALAMPLMMVGLIGGMVLLLIAIFGRKQDNPGIVLSYAVCEGLVVGAFSFVVANLMVSGISAGALISQAIVGTFGVFFGMLVVYKTGAIRVTPKFTRFLVAAGFGAVVLMLVNLVIGLFTHSAGPLRDGGPMAILFSLLMIGLAAFFFLSDFDQADQAIRAGAPEKAAWGIALGLTVTLVWLYLEVLRLLSYFNSSN from the coding sequence GTGCGGGAGACCAGCAACCCGGTATTTCGTTCCCTGCCTAAGACGCAGGGCGGTTATGCGCAGTTCGGTACCGGAGCCGCCGGCTACGGTGCACAGGCGGTACACGCCGATCCGTACGCGGGCGCGTACCCGGAGCAGCGGCAGGCAGGCGTTGCTCGGCCGCTGACCATCGATGACGTCGTCACCAAGACCGGCATCACGCTCGGCGTGCTGGCGGTTGCCGCGGTCGCGTCGTACTTCTTGGCGGCGCAGAACCTCGCGCTCGCGATGCCTCTCATGATGGTGGGGTTGATCGGCGGCATGGTGCTGCTGCTCATCGCGATCTTCGGTCGCAAGCAGGACAACCCGGGCATCGTGTTGAGCTACGCCGTCTGTGAGGGCTTGGTCGTCGGCGCCTTCTCGTTCGTGGTCGCCAACTTGATGGTGTCGGGCATCAGCGCGGGCGCGCTGATCAGCCAGGCCATCGTGGGCACCTTCGGCGTGTTCTTCGGCATGCTCGTCGTCTACAAGACCGGCGCCATCCGCGTGACGCCGAAGTTCACCCGCTTCCTGGTGGCCGCCGGCTTCGGCGCCGTCGTGCTGATGCTGGTGAACCTGGTGATCGGGCTGTTCACCCACAGCGCGGGCCCGCTGCGCGACGGTGGCCCGATGGCGATCCTGTTCTCGCTCTTGATGATCGGCCTCGCGGCGTTCTTCTTCCTTTCGGACTTCGACCAGGCCGACCAGGCGATCCGTGCGGGTGCGCCGGAGAAAGCGGCATGGGGCATCGCGCTCGGCCTGACCGTCACGCTGGTCTGGCTGTACCTGGAGGTTCTGCGGCTGTTGTCCTACTTCAACAGCAGCAACTAG
- a CDS encoding lipoprotein LpqV yields MRRYAQRVAVLTALTALAVGCSSNEQPPATSPTQTSSTPTTEPPPLPAEPAEPGAIGVSPGGVTTRVDVPADATESQYGQACHAAKLWMDGQQVDPKTLVEPYLKMLQQPDFSGPGNFNTPWTKLTPAQQAGVIMAVTGAANGECE; encoded by the coding sequence ATGCGCAGGTATGCCCAACGCGTGGCGGTACTCACTGCCCTGACGGCCCTCGCGGTCGGCTGTTCGTCCAACGAGCAGCCACCGGCGACGTCGCCGACACAGACGTCGTCGACGCCGACCACTGAGCCGCCGCCGCTGCCCGCGGAGCCTGCCGAACCGGGCGCTATCGGCGTCTCCCCCGGTGGCGTCACCACCAGGGTCGACGTCCCGGCCGACGCCACGGAGTCGCAGTACGGCCAGGCCTGTCACGCGGCCAAGCTGTGGATGGACGGTCAGCAGGTGGACCCGAAGACGCTCGTGGAGCCGTACCTGAAGATGCTGCAACAGCCCGACTTCAGCGGACCGGGCAACTTCAACACCCCGTGGACCAAGCTGACTCCCGCACAGCAGGCCGGCGTCATCATGGCGGTCACCGGCGCCGCCAACGGCGAGTGCGAGTAA
- a CDS encoding enoyl-CoA hydratase/isomerase family protein, with protein sequence MAENEDLLVTVENGVGLITLNRPRVINSLTHAMALTMSKVLTEWEHDDAVRAVVVSGAGERGLCAGGDIVAIYHSVRADGAEARQFWYDEYLLNAHIGRYRKPYVALMDGIVMGGGVGISAHGSVRVVTDTTKMAMPEVGIGLIPDVGGTFILSRAPGELGLHAALTGTNFDGADAIALGFADHFVPHDKLLDFKGAIIADGVDAALTAYAQDPPPSQLLAQQDWIDQCYAGDTPEDIIAALRGHDAGAEAADLIASRSPISVSVTLQAIRRAAKLDTLEDVLRQEYRTSCGAARSHDLVEGIRAQVIDKDRNPKWSPASLAAVTTADVEAYFAPADRELEFT encoded by the coding sequence GTGGCGGAAAACGAGGACCTCCTAGTAACTGTCGAGAACGGCGTCGGCCTGATCACCCTCAACCGCCCCAGGGTGATCAACTCGCTGACCCATGCGATGGCCCTCACCATGTCGAAAGTGCTCACCGAGTGGGAACACGACGACGCCGTTCGCGCGGTCGTGGTGTCCGGCGCCGGTGAACGCGGCCTCTGCGCGGGCGGCGACATCGTGGCGATCTACCACAGCGTGCGCGCCGACGGCGCAGAGGCGCGGCAGTTCTGGTACGACGAGTACCTGCTCAACGCGCACATCGGCCGCTACCGCAAGCCGTACGTCGCGCTGATGGACGGCATCGTGATGGGCGGCGGCGTCGGAATCAGCGCGCACGGCAGCGTCCGCGTCGTCACCGACACCACCAAGATGGCCATGCCCGAAGTGGGCATCGGCCTCATCCCCGACGTGGGCGGCACGTTCATCCTCTCGCGCGCGCCCGGTGAACTCGGCCTGCACGCCGCACTGACGGGCACGAACTTCGACGGCGCCGACGCGATCGCGCTCGGCTTCGCCGACCATTTCGTGCCGCACGACAAACTGCTCGACTTCAAGGGCGCGATCATCGCAGACGGCGTCGACGCCGCGCTCACCGCCTATGCCCAGGACCCGCCGCCGAGTCAGCTACTGGCACAGCAGGACTGGATCGACCAGTGCTATGCGGGCGACACCCCCGAGGACATCATCGCGGCGCTGCGCGGCCATGACGCAGGCGCCGAGGCCGCCGACCTGATCGCCAGCCGGTCCCCCATCTCGGTGTCCGTGACGTTGCAGGCCATCCGCCGCGCCGCCAAGCTCGACACGCTCGAAGACGTGTTGCGCCAGGAGTATCGGACGTCGTGCGGAGCGGCGCGCTCACATGATCTAGTAGAGGGCATCCGGGCACAGGTCATCGACAAGGACCGCAACCCGAAGTGGTCGCCTGCCTCGTTGGCGGCCGTCACCACCGCCGACGTCGAGGCTTATTTCGCGCCGGCCGACCGCGAACTGGAGTTCACATGA
- a CDS encoding patatin-like phospholipase family protein, which yields MAAKRVALVLGSGSARGYAHIGVIDELRDRGYQIVGIAGSSMGALVGGLQAAGKLDEFADWARSLTQRAVLRLLDPSITAAGVLRAEKILDAVRDILGEVTIEELPIPYTAVSTDLLSGKSVWLQRGPVDAAIRASIAIPGVITPHVFDGRLLADGGILDPLPMAPIAAVNADLTIAVSLAGNEAGGRYEPTDAEPRATPEWLSRMWRSTTALFDRAGTAPEETASVEELIDTTKEEAVPKLGSFEVMNRTIDIAQAALARHTLAAYPPDVLIEVPRTVCRSLEFHRAAEVIDIGRELAATMLDELEKSTQES from the coding sequence ATGGCTGCAAAGCGTGTGGCGCTTGTCCTCGGCAGCGGCAGCGCCCGCGGGTACGCCCACATCGGGGTGATCGACGAACTGCGTGACCGCGGCTACCAGATCGTGGGGATCGCCGGATCGTCGATGGGAGCGCTCGTCGGCGGACTGCAAGCGGCAGGCAAGCTCGACGAATTCGCCGACTGGGCCAGATCTTTGACGCAGCGCGCCGTCCTGCGGCTGCTTGATCCGTCGATCACCGCGGCCGGGGTGCTGCGGGCGGAGAAGATCCTCGACGCCGTCCGCGACATCCTCGGCGAAGTGACGATCGAGGAGCTGCCCATTCCCTACACCGCCGTGTCGACCGATCTGCTGTCGGGGAAATCCGTTTGGCTGCAACGCGGTCCGGTCGACGCGGCGATCCGGGCGTCGATCGCGATCCCCGGCGTCATCACACCGCATGTGTTCGACGGACGCCTGCTCGCCGACGGCGGCATCCTCGACCCGCTGCCGATGGCGCCAATCGCCGCCGTCAACGCCGACCTCACCATCGCGGTCAGCCTCGCGGGCAACGAGGCAGGCGGACGCTACGAACCGACCGACGCCGAACCCAGGGCCACCCCCGAATGGTTGAGCCGGATGTGGCGCAGCACCACCGCCCTGTTCGACCGCGCCGGCACCGCACCCGAGGAGACGGCCAGCGTCGAAGAACTGATAGACACAACCAAAGAGGAAGCCGTGCCGAAGCTCGGCAGCTTCGAGGTGATGAACCGCACCATCGACATCGCACAGGCCGCGCTGGCGCGGCACACCCTTGCGGCCTACCCGCCCGACGTGTTGATCGAGGTGCCGCGCACAGTGTGCCGCAGCCTCGAATTCCATCGCGCCGCCGAAGTCATCGACATCGGCAGGGAACTGGCCGCCACCATGCTCGACGAACTCGAAAAGTCCACGCAGGAAAGCTAA
- a CDS encoding alpha/beta hydrolase, translating to MTAPSKVARTTHTGISPGKVRKPRKFPVSDGAPVEIVEDGPSLAGRLTALAALLTIRPTLAIGSYAPRLPWPWGLVDFAARVMRPAPGTVRATISLPDCTAQLVRAAGVLPADGKRSVILYMHGGAFLTCGVNSHGRLVTALSKYADSPVLVVNYRMIPKHSVGMALDDCYEAYKWLRLRGYEPDQIVLAGDSAGGYLALALAERLQQEGLASETPAAIVTMSPLFEIDNETRANHPNIRTDAMFPPKAFHALVELIEEAAERHVVDGKPEEVYEPLDHIEPGLPRTLIHVSGSEVLVSDARKAAHMLAAAGVPVEVRVWPGQMHVFQLAAPMVSEASRSLKQIGDYIREATW from the coding sequence ATGACGGCACCGAGTAAGGTAGCGCGGACGACGCATACTGGCATCAGCCCAGGTAAAGTCCGCAAACCGCGCAAGTTCCCAGTCAGCGACGGGGCGCCCGTAGAGATCGTCGAAGACGGTCCAAGTCTGGCGGGACGGCTCACAGCACTAGCAGCTCTGCTAACTATTCGGCCGACGCTAGCAATCGGCAGCTATGCGCCACGGCTTCCGTGGCCATGGGGGTTGGTCGATTTCGCGGCCCGCGTGATGCGGCCTGCTCCCGGCACCGTCCGCGCCACGATTTCTTTGCCCGACTGCACCGCGCAGCTGGTCCGCGCCGCAGGCGTACTTCCCGCCGACGGCAAGCGAAGCGTGATCCTGTACATGCACGGCGGTGCATTTCTGACCTGTGGCGTGAACTCGCACGGCCGGCTGGTGACCGCGTTGTCGAAATACGCCGACAGCCCGGTGCTCGTCGTCAACTACCGGATGATCCCGAAGCACTCCGTCGGGATGGCGCTCGACGACTGCTACGAGGCCTACAAGTGGCTGCGGCTGCGAGGCTACGAGCCCGATCAGATCGTGCTGGCCGGCGACTCCGCCGGCGGTTATCTGGCGCTGGCGCTGGCCGAGCGGCTACAGCAGGAGGGGCTGGCCAGCGAAACGCCCGCGGCCATCGTGACCATGTCGCCGTTGTTCGAGATCGACAACGAGACGCGGGCCAATCATCCGAACATCCGCACCGATGCGATGTTCCCGCCCAAGGCCTTTCACGCGCTCGTCGAGCTCATCGAGGAAGCGGCCGAACGGCACGTCGTCGACGGCAAGCCCGAAGAGGTCTACGAACCCCTCGACCACATCGAGCCCGGGCTTCCGCGCACGCTGATTCATGTGTCGGGCTCCGAGGTTCTGGTCAGCGACGCCCGCAAGGCCGCCCACATGCTGGCAGCAGCGGGTGTGCCCGTGGAGGTGCGGGTGTGGCCGGGACAGATGCACGTCTTCCAGTTGGCCGCGCCGATGGTTTCCGAGGCCAGCCGGTCGCTGAAGCAGATCGGCGACTACATCCGAGAGGCCACCTGGTAG
- a CDS encoding rhodanese-like domain-containing protein, translated as MSRIDRILEDARARLHRLPADEVPAALERGAVLVDIRPEAQRQREGDVPGALVIERNVLEWRCDPTSDARIPEAVGDDVEWVVLCSEGYTSSLAAAALHDLGLRRSTDVIGGYHALKAEGLVS; from the coding sequence ATGAGCCGTATCGACAGGATTCTCGAAGACGCCCGCGCACGGCTACATCGACTGCCCGCGGACGAGGTGCCCGCCGCGCTCGAGCGGGGCGCTGTGCTCGTCGATATCCGTCCCGAGGCGCAGCGGCAGCGCGAGGGCGACGTGCCCGGCGCGCTGGTGATCGAGCGCAACGTGCTCGAGTGGCGATGCGATCCGACCAGCGACGCGCGGATCCCCGAGGCCGTCGGCGACGACGTCGAATGGGTGGTGCTGTGCTCGGAGGGCTACACCTCGAGCCTGGCCGCCGCCGCACTGCACGACCTGGGGCTGCGCCGATCCACCGACGTCATCGGCGGGTACCACGCGTTGAAGGCGGAAGGCCTTGTCTCTTAA
- a CDS encoding alpha/beta-hydrolase family protein — translation MTDTAEKTEQAPPEEKRVRKPWWVRHYTYTGTTVGLAFIWLSLTPSLLPRGPLFQGIVSGAAGAIGYGLGVFGVWLVRYMRSKDTSPPAPRWAWIGLVIAGVIGQLLMIIWFHGWQDDVRDLNGVPRLGFWDYPLTAVLSIVVLFLLVEIGQLIGRSVRFLVLKMDRFMPPRVSAVVVVGLLLALTIALLNGVVARVAMSTINKTFSAVNDETDPDFPAPTSRLRSGGPGSLASWESLGHQGRVFVSAGPTVDELTKFNGAPAIEPIRAYAGLHSADGIEATAKLAAEELRREGGLDRAVVAVATTTGTGWINEAEAAALEYMYNGNTAIVSMQYSFLPSWLSFLVDKENARQAGQALFEAVDALVKERPEGKRPKLVVFGESLGSFGGEAPFLALNNLIARTDGALFSGPTFNNTIWEDLTRNRDPGSPMWLPIYDKGENVRFAARADNLGRPADPWGHPRVVYLQHASDPIAWWNVDLMFAKPDWLKEPRGYDLSPRMEWVPIVTFLQVSADMAVAVDVPDGHGHVYVKDVANAWAMILQPPGWTPEKTEKLRPLLTNDENA, via the coding sequence GTGACCGACACGGCGGAGAAGACCGAACAAGCTCCTCCCGAGGAGAAGCGGGTCCGCAAGCCGTGGTGGGTGCGGCACTACACCTACACCGGCACCACCGTTGGGCTGGCGTTCATCTGGCTGTCGTTGACGCCGTCGCTGCTGCCTCGCGGGCCGCTGTTCCAAGGCATCGTCAGCGGCGCCGCCGGTGCGATCGGCTACGGCCTTGGCGTATTCGGCGTGTGGCTGGTTCGGTACATGCGCTCGAAGGACACCAGCCCGCCCGCACCGCGGTGGGCATGGATCGGGCTGGTGATCGCCGGTGTCATCGGCCAGCTCCTGATGATCATCTGGTTTCACGGATGGCAGGACGACGTGCGTGACCTCAACGGCGTACCGCGTCTCGGCTTCTGGGATTATCCGCTGACCGCCGTCTTGTCGATCGTCGTGCTGTTCCTGCTGGTCGAAATCGGCCAGCTGATAGGCAGATCGGTGCGCTTCCTGGTCCTCAAGATGGATCGCTTTATGCCGCCGCGGGTTTCGGCTGTCGTCGTGGTCGGGTTGTTGCTGGCGTTGACCATCGCACTACTCAACGGCGTGGTCGCGCGCGTCGCGATGAGCACCATCAACAAGACGTTCTCGGCCGTCAACGACGAAACCGATCCGGATTTCCCTGCGCCGACGTCGCGGCTGCGGTCCGGCGGTCCGGGGTCGTTGGCCAGTTGGGAATCGCTCGGCCATCAGGGCCGGGTGTTCGTGTCCGCAGGCCCGACGGTCGACGAGCTGACCAAATTCAACGGCGCGCCGGCGATTGAACCGATCCGCGCCTACGCCGGACTGCATTCCGCCGACGGTATCGAGGCGACCGCCAAGCTCGCCGCCGAGGAACTGCGGCGCGAAGGCGGTCTGGACCGCGCGGTCGTGGCCGTCGCCACCACCACCGGCACCGGCTGGATCAACGAGGCGGAGGCCGCGGCGCTGGAGTACATGTACAACGGCAACACCGCGATCGTGTCGATGCAGTACTCGTTCCTACCGAGTTGGCTGTCGTTCCTGGTCGACAAGGAGAACGCGCGGCAGGCAGGCCAGGCGCTGTTCGAAGCCGTCGATGCGTTGGTCAAGGAACGGCCGGAGGGCAAGCGCCCGAAACTCGTCGTGTTCGGCGAGAGCCTCGGCTCGTTCGGCGGCGAGGCGCCGTTCCTGGCACTCAACAACCTCATCGCCCGCACCGACGGTGCGCTGTTCTCCGGGCCGACGTTCAACAACACGATCTGGGAAGACCTCACCCGCAACCGCGATCCCGGGTCACCGATGTGGCTGCCCATCTACGACAAAGGTGAGAACGTGCGCTTCGCCGCGCGCGCCGACAATCTGGGCAGACCCGCCGATCCGTGGGGCCACCCGCGGGTGGTGTACCTGCAGCACGCCTCTGATCCGATCGCCTGGTGGAACGTCGATCTGATGTTCGCCAAACCGGATTGGTTGAAAGAACCGCGCGGCTACGACCTGTCGCCTCGGATGGAGTGGGTGCCGATCGTGACGTTCCTTCAGGTGTCCGCCGATATGGCGGTGGCCGTCGATGTGCCCGACGGCCACGGCCACGTCTACGTCAAGGACGTCGCCAATGCGTGGGCCATGATTCTGCAGCCGCCTGGGTGGACACCGGAGAAGACGGAAAAGCTCCGCCCGCTGCTGACCAACGACGAGAATGCTTAA